The window CCAGGAAAACATATCGGGCAATGGATATCATGGCGAGAATAATGGTGGCCCAGCTTGAGACCGGGACTCCTTATATGTTCTATAGGGATGAGGTAAACCGCCAGAATCCTAATAAACACATTCTAGGTGAAGGAAGGACGGCGATTTATTGCAGTAACTTATGTACGGAGATCACCCAGAACATGTCACCAACAACGATTATTAACGAATATGAGAATCAGGACGGCAATCTGGTGACAGTGCGAAAGCCTGGCAATTTCGTTGTTTGCAACCTCTCCTCTATCAATTTGGCAAAAGCATTTTCAGCTTCGATACTGGAACGTCTCATTAAAATTCAGGTCAGGATGCTTGATAACGTCATTGATTTAAACACGATTCCGGTTGCACAGGCTCAGAAAACCAATCAAATGTTCAGGGCAATTGGCCTTGGTACGTTCGGTTGGCATCACTTGCTGGCAATAAAAGGAATCCATTGGGAATCTGAAATGGCGGTTGAATTTGCAGATAAGCTTTACGAGGATATCGCTTATTACACAATCCTTTCCTCAATGGAACTAGCAAAGGAAAAAGGAGCCTACAGCAAATTCAAAGGTTCTGAATGGGAAACCGGCAATTATTTTAAAAGAAAAAATTACACATCGATCCGTTGGCAAGATCTGCGGGATAAGATTCAGACACACGGCCTTCGCAATGGCTGGCTCATGGCCGTCGCACCCAATTCCTCTACCGCAAAAATAGGCGGTTCCACGGATGGAATCGACCCGCTATACTCGGTGGAATACGCGGAAGAAAAAAAGAATTTCAAGTTTAAGGTAACAGCACCGGACTTAAACCATGTTACCTATAACTATTACCGCCGCGCCCGGCATGAACTTGACCAAACCTGGAGCATCCGCCAGAATGCCAAACGCCAGCGACATATCGACCAATCAATCAGCTTCAATCTTTACGTGAGGCATGACATTAAGGCAAAGGACTTGTTAAACCTCCATATCGAATCATGGAAGCAGGGATTGAAGACTACCTATTATGTCCGGAGTACGTCACAGGCCCAAATTGAAGAATGTGAAGCTTGTCATAGTTAACTAGAGAGGAGAAACCCATGAATATATATGCCCCCTTAACTAAAAGCAAATTATTAAATCTTAGTGAACCAAACCGGTCAACTGGGATTATCAATGGAAAAACATCTGGCTTGCTCAATTGGAATGATATTGCCTACCCACAGATGTATGACGTTTATCAAACGCTGCTGTCAAACTTCTGGAAAGCGCAAGAGATTAACATGCAAGATGATATAAAACAATGGGACTCCTTAAGCGAAATAGAAAAAGACATTTTTTTACGGGTCAATACTCAGCTGGCCTCGTTGGACAGCCTTCAGACCCCGACGATGAGCCAGGTTATGGACTATGTCACCGACTCTAGTTTCAAGGCGATTTTTGCGGTTATTTCCCAACAGGAAGCTGTCCATAATGAATCATATTCCTATATCCTTAGCTCACTGGTGCCTTTAAGTGAACAAAACAGCCGTTTCAATCAGGCCAAAGAAGATTCGATTGTTCAAAAAAGAAATAAGTTGATTTTACAATCTTATGAGCAGTTTCGAAGTGACCCGTCCCCCCAAGCATTGTTTGAACTAGGGATAAATTCGATTAACTTGGAAGGAATTTATTTTTACGCGGGCTTCGCCTTTTTTTACAATCTTGCCCGGCAGCAAAAGATGCTTAAAACAAGCACAATAATCAGCTATATACAACGTGATGAAATGCAGCACGCCTATTTCATGTCACAGTTTATTCGAATCCTGCTAGCAGAAAATCCTGAACTAAATACAAAAGAGAACATTCGATTTATCTATGAGGAGATTGGACAAGCTGTTTTATTGGAGAAGGAATGGGCAGACGAAATCCTGCACGACATCAATGGAATCGATCTCGCAGAGTTTCATTCATACATCGAATATTTGGCCAATAAAAGACTGCGTCAGTTGGGTCTTACTAATTTATTTGAGGAACGGGATAATCCAATGCCGTGGATCCACGTTTTTAGTGATGAAATGATCAATGAAACGAAATCCGATTTCTTTGAGCAAAAATCCCGAACATATTCAAAGGTGACTCAATCGAATGGCTTTGATGAGCTATAAAAAGAATATCGCTATAATCTACGCATCTATAACCGGAAACACGAAAGAGCTTGCAGAAATAATAGAAAGCGAGTTTAGGAAACTGTCCATATATCCTGTTATCTATCAGGCGAACCTGTTCCCAATAGAAAGACTCGGTACATTTGACGCTGTGATTGTGGGAACGTATACGTGGGGTAATGGAACACTGCCCCGTGAAATTCTCCCTGTTTATAATGGATTTGAAACTCAAGATGTTTCAGAAGTTGTGACCGGTGTGATTGGCACCGGGGACAGTTTCTATCCTCACTTTTGTGGTGCAGTCGATGAGTTTAGGGATATGCTTTTCGTACAGTCGAGGCTTGCGGCTACTTTAAAAGTGGAATTAAAACCCCAAATGGCAGATTTGCCACGCTGCAAGAGGTTTGTGGAAAGTATACTAAGATGTGTAGAGAAAGTTAAAAAATAATGTATAAGGTTTTCCATTTATGGTGCACCCGATAGTCGAACTTCATTGACAACGGTTGTCAACCCGAACTGCATCTAAGCGGGAACAAACTTATACAGCCTTAGCATGCTTAGTTTTCCGGCCCAAAAATATATTGCCCCTCTATTGTTACACCTATTTAATATACAAGCCTAATTTGTAACTTGTTAGAAAAGGGACTGTAATTTATGCATGATAAGATGGAAGAAACGTTTTATACATAAGTGGAGGGACGGGCATGGAATCATCATACTTAAAAAAATCGCTGGATGAGTGGAAAGAAGAAATCCTCGAATTGCTCGCGGAAATTGATAAGGAATATGAAAGTGTAAAGCAGGAGCTTCAAGTATACAGTTACAAGTTCAGCATAACCAAACAGGTAAGTCAATCCACGGTGAATGAGGAAATTATCCGTACGATCCGTGAGATTTACCATAAACCTTTTGAAGAAAGATTTAACCAGTTGAAACTTGAAATCAAGGACCTTGAGGAAAAGAAAAAGGTCTTCGGCATGTTTGTTGAAAAGATTGATAAAGTACAGGGTAAGGATGAATACCAGACCAATGCGGAATTCATCGTCAGCCAAATCTCTTAAAGGCCCTCTAAGGGTCTTTTTTTTTTTATAATAAGGTAAATATCTCCCTCATTAGGGAATCTAAGATAAATACGCGTTTCAGTGGAGGATTTAGAATGAGATTAAGTGTCCTGGACCAATCCGTTATCAGACAAGGGGAATCGGCAAGTGATGCATTGCAAAACACGGTGAAGCTTGCCCAGCATACGGAAAAGCTGGGATACAGCAGATTTTGGGTTGCCGAGCACCATAACAGCAACGGAATCGCAGGGTCGTCTCCCCAGGTTCTCATTTCACATATTGCTTCAAAAACGAATAAAATCCGCGTTGGCTCGGGTGGAGTTCTGCTCCCACAATACAGTCCCTTGAAAATTGCAGAAGACTTCAAGCTTCTTGAAGCTCTGTATCCAAACCGAATTGATTTGGGAATCGGACGCTCTCCTGGTGGTGCTCCTGCAACAAGGCAGGCATTGACTGATGGATTGAGTAAAAGCATGAACGAGTTTCCGAGGCAGGTCAGGGATTTGCAGGGCTTTTTGCAAAATCGGCTTCCTGAAGGTCACGCATTTCATCATGTGAAGGCGTTCCCGGAATCCAGCTCAATTCCGGATGTATGGATGCTGGGTGTTACCAAAAGAGGGGCTAGGCTCGCTGCAGAAAGTGGCACAGCCTTTACATTCGGACATTTCATTATCCCATCTGGCGGAAAACAGGCTGTGGACCATTATTTTGATACCTTTCAGCCCTCCCCCCTGCTCGCAATGCAGAAAGCAAATGTCTGTATTTTTGTCGTGTGCGCGCAAACTCAGGAAGAGGCCGAAGAGCAGGCGCTTACCCAGGATTTATGGCTGCTGGCTGTTGAAAGAGGCATGGATACAAGAATTCCTTCCCCTGAACAGGCGAGGAGCATGTCCTTAACAGCTGAAGACAAAGACAAGATACGGAAGAACAGAAAGCGGATGATTATCGGTACTCCTCAAAGCGTAAGGGATGAGCTACTACGTCTCAGTGAAATGTATCAAACCAACGAGTTCATGATTATCAACAATGTGCATGACCACGATGCCAAAATGAAAACTTATACGTTATTGGCAGAAACATTTCTATGACCAGAGCATCCATTTCGGTGGATGCTCTTTTTTGGAAAAATCCACCTCAGAGCAATGGTTTTCCTTTAGAATGTAGTTAACTCTTTCCAACCTGGAGGTAAGTATGTCCATAAATATTTATGCACTATATGTAAAAACGGCGAAAGCAAATGTGAAAAAATTTCTGAGTTACTGGCTTAGCCAGACACATGGTGAATTACCGACTATCCAAAATGATCAGGATCCAGTCTTTGATTTTTTCAAAAATGAAGTTCCTGCCTATTTTGCTGTTAGTCAACATAAAGAAGGCTGGATTTCAATTCTCCATGACTCCTATGAACCACAGCTGGACTTAGCCAATTTGCTTTCTGCTGAATTTAATTCTACTGTCATCCAGGCAATCGGCCAAAGTACGGTAGACACCTATATGGTCAGTGTCCATAATGGCGGCGAACTGATTCGAAAGCTTCATAGCGGAGAGGATACAGAAGGGTTTGAACAGGAAGGTTCTCCATTCCCTTTTGAAAAAGAAATACTGGCACGTGTAGACAATGAAACTCATTTCTTTGATTATGATGACATGCAGGAGTTCTGCAAGAACTTTGGAATTGACCTTTTAGGAGAAGAAACCCAAAACGACAGGCACTGGACTGTGATCAAGATTTTGGAAAAAGCGGCACAAGTGAAAGATTCCTTCTTAAAGGCATTAACACGGAAACTCCGCGGAAAGTAAAAATGCTGCGGATTTATGAACCAACAAAAAAGAGGCTTCCATCCTAATGGAGCCTCTTTCTTATTTGGCGAGCAAGGTTGCAATCCGCATTTGCCAATGTTTCATTTAGGTGGCTCTGCCGCACTTTCACGGATGATGAGCTTTGTATTGATCGTAATTTTCTTGCTGACTTCACGCTTGCTTGTTAGCCTGTCAATCAGCAAGTCAACAGCGGTTTCCCCCATAATTTCAGTGTAAAGCTTCACGGTTGTCAACGGAGGCATCATGTATTTTGCCGTGGCTACGTCATTGAATCCAACAATGCTTAAATGTTCCGGGATTTTAACACCAAGTTCATAAGCAGCTTTGTAACAGCCAACGGCAATTGTGTCATTTGCTACAAATACAGCTGTCGGTTTAATTTCACCACTAAGCATTTCCCTTAAATGGATATATCCATCCTTTGGATCGTAACCGCCTATTTTCACTAACTCTTCGTTAAAAATATGTTTTTCTTTCAAATATGTCTCAAACACATCCTGGCGCAAATCCTTGAATCGGTTCCCGTACATATCAGTTTCCACTCCACCGATAAACCCGATTCGTTCATGGCCCAAACCAATCAAGTAATTCAGGGCACTTTTTGTCGCTGACTTAAAGTCAATGTTCACCGAATCAAAATACTCTTCATCTGGGTTGGAATCGACAAAAACACTTGGTGTATCAAAGCCCTTGATTTCCTCAATATCCTTCTGTTTAAACGTACCAAGAGCCAATATTCCATCGAGTTTTTTGGGATTTTCCCCATTTCCTTCCTTATCAATCCGGTAAAAATCAATTCCTTTTTCATTCAGCTTCTTTTCGAGAGCAACCCTGATCGATAAGTAATACGTATCGACCAGCTCTTCCTCGAGCGAGAAGGAATCGTATAGGCCTACCTTCCACTTGCTCTTTTGCTTTTTTTTCGGTGCCACGACATATGATAGATCCTCGGCCGCCTCAAAAACTCTCTTCCTAGTTTCTGGAGAAACATTGAGTGTATCGTCATAATTAAGGACCCTGGAGACTGTTGTTATTGAGACATTCGCCAGCTTGGCTATATCTTTAATAGTTGCCATTGGTTATCTCCTACTACTATTTAATTTCTTATCTTCACTTTTCTACATATTCAACTAATTTCCTTTAATTTTTTCCTTTTAAAAATAGCAGGCTTTGTTTCTGAAATCATAATTGCGCTTAGAATTAAAATCGCGCCAATCAGCATTTTGATTGTCATAACCTCACCCAAAAGCGCTACCGAAAAGACCATTCCCCAAAAGGATTCAGTCGAAAGGATGATTGCAGCAGTTGTTTCTGACATCCATTTTTGAGCCACGGTCTGGAGCAGGTAGGCAACTGTTGTTGAAAACACCCCTAAATACAATAGCGACAGCATCCCTTCACTCTCAATATGGCCGACGGGGTCACCCTTGAAAATAACTACTATCAGGCCAATTGCCGCAGCTGCAATCATTTGCATTAAGGTTAATAGGATTGGATCCGAATCTTTCACATACTTTGCCGTATAAAAAATTTGAAGCGCAAAGAAGACAGCACATCCGAGGGTCAGCAGATCGCCAATATTGACTCCTCCAGTTACCTTGAGCGAAAGGACCCCGACCCCAACCATCGCCATAATCGCACCAACTAATTCAAATGTGTCTACCTTTCTTTTATAAAAGATAAATGCGATAAAAGGGACTATAACAACATTAACGGCTGTTAAGAATGCATTTTTAGACGGTGTCGTAAATTGAAGGCCCACCGTTTGGAGGGCAAATGCCCCATAAAGGAAAATCCCCAATATTACACCCTGGGTAATCGTCTTTCGGCTTATGCCTTTTAATTTTCGAAAAAATATCGCACATAAGATAATTGCACCTATCACAAATCTGCCAGCCAAAATCTGATACGGTGTCCAATGGTCAAGGGCTATCGCGCTTGCCACGAACCCGCTGCCCCATATGACGGCTGTGATTGTTAGAAAAATTTCACCTAGATACTTTCGCATTTAATCCTCCCCGAACCTGTCATGTAAAAGCTGCAGGAAGACACTCGAGGTCCATGTGAACGAGGTATCAACCAAACCTTTGCCTGTGAATGGATCGAAGTTTTCGGCCATTCCGCCTTGCAGTGTCAGATCAAGGAACTTGTTCCGCAGCCTCCCAGCCGTGTCATTATATCCATTCACCTTTAGTGCATGAATAAATAAATACGTGACTGGTGCCCAGATTGGTCCGAGCCAATAGCCATTTTCTTTATAATAAGGACTTGACGGGCTCTCAGTTGCAAGGCCAAATTTCGTTTCAAACCGTTCTTCAAGGTCGACTACGAGATTGTCCATAACGGCTTTTTCCAGTCGGTAGCCAATCAACACTGGCAGCCTGAGGATTAAGCTGGAGCGGATCGCTATCGGTTCAGCATCTTTTCCGAATCTGCCATAAAAGCCATCCTCATCATACAACCTCTCCATTAGCAGGCTGAACATCGAATCTGCTCTATCCTTATAGGAAGCGGATTCTTCTTTCTCACCAAGAATCTTAGCAAAAGATGCCATTATATCATATGTGCGGATGAGAAAGCTTGCCAGGTCGGGAGCTTCTACAGGCATGCCAGCGTGGAACAATGAAGCGTTATCCCAGCCCGAATCATTTCCGTGTTTGTAATGGGGAAGACATCCATCAAACGTCCGGTAACTGTCATAATACACCAATACTTCTTTCGTGGATTCATAGACTTCCCTAAGCCGGCCCTCATCCTTGAAGTAGTCGTTTTTTTGCATCAACTGTTCATACACATAAGCAAAAACAGGCGGCTTTATGCAATTGTAGGAAATAAACTTATCATTTACAAAATCCGGATATGCGCCCGATTCATCCTGGGTATCCATGAAGATTTTCAATTGGCTGTAGGCAAGTTCAGGGTGTTCCTTGCCCAGGTTCAAGGCATTGAAGCAGTTGTCCCAGGACCAAATATTGTACATCCAAAGCTTGGACATATACATGGCATAATCTTTTAACAGGCCATGCGGATAGACGACGCTTGACCAAGTAATATACGCTGCTCTTTCAATCGACGGGAGATACTTACTCTCTAATTTCACAGGAGCCATCGATTGGAACCAAGCCTGATAAATTTTAGTGACCTTTTCTTTCCCCTCTTGAAACGAAAGATATTCTTTTTCTTTGTACACAGTCCGATAGCTTTCAAGAACAAAGTGGCCTTTGCCTAAGCGAATATCTATAAATTCATTTCCAATCACATTCCAGGGTGCCTGGACATCCATTACCCCATTTAAATTAACGAGCATTAGCTTTATTTCCTTAGGGTAAATATGATATTCATACATCCCTTCCTGCAATTCCATCATCGAATCATATTTACCTTTATCAGCAGTCAGCCTTAATTCTGCACCCCTTACTTCAATATGGAGTTCATCCTCCTTAGGAAGGACAATTTCGGCAACTGCTTCTCCAGATCCTTTTATAAAAAATTGAATAGAGACTTCCGTTGCATGGACTTCAAATTCCTGGTCAAGCCCGTCTTTTAGCACACCCACCTTGAACAAACGGGACGGGGCATCATCGCCCCCGTGAACGTCCCTTATATAAATATCCTTCGAATCCTTTTCCTCCGAAATACAGAAATAGGAGCCAAATCTCGAATAAGGAATTTCTTTAATATTTAGTTTCATCCTATCTCTCCTAGCCGGGGTCAGACCCTTACCCCCAGGGGGTAGGGGTCTGACCCCTCCTTACTTTTTTAACTGAATAAGCAGGGTTTCCCCTGCTTATTGGATTTTGGTTTGGTTATCTTGCTATAAAGTATTTACTTTCTTCTACAAGGCTGCCCTTTTGGGTCGCCCTGATTTCGAGGCCGATTTCAAAATCTTCGACACCGACTCTGTATGGAGGAAGCTGTTCTTCGCCGCAGCTATTGCTGCCCAGGCCGCTCTGCTTGTAGTCGATAGTCAAAACGTTATATGGTGATTTTTTAATTTTTCCACGGTGCTTCGCTTCTTCTAGGGCTTCCATTTCGTAATCATGGATGGTGAAGTCACGAAGCTCATTAAAGTTAACAAGAATCGAGCAATCACCCTTTGATAGCCCCAGGAAGGAGGTATCGCATCTCGAACCATTTTCCTGAGGGTACACATAATCAGTATGCATCTCTTGAACCGATTTTGTGTACAGCCCAATAGGCTGGCTCCGCTTGGAGTCCTGATAATTCTCGGAATCGCCGCGGCCGTACCAGGTAACCTCATTGTATGCCTGATTAAGCTTCATATTGATTCCAATCCTCGGCAGCATCTCTGGAATTTCTTTGCCTCTGATTACTTTCACGCCAGCCACCTGGATGTTCAGTACACCTTCATAAGTAATCCTGTACGAATACGTAACGTCAAATCCCCAGCCCTGATTAATACTGGATAGATACTTCCTGATTTGCACATCCGCCAAGCCTTCACTAACGTGGTGTTTGATGGACACCATTTGTTCCCTGGCATGTTTAATGAAGTATTTATTAACCCAGGCATCACGCTTGTACATGTCATTATCAATCGATGCTCTCCAAAGCGTAAGCTCAGGTCCAGACTGAATGATTTCCTCCCCTTCGAGAACAAATGAGAGAAGGGCGCCTTCAACCTTTGAAAATTCCGCGTTGAAATGCGGGCTCTCCACCGTTAACCGTGTTGTGGTTTCCTCA is drawn from Bacillus sp. FJAT-18017 and contains these coding sequences:
- a CDS encoding LLM class flavin-dependent oxidoreductase; translation: MRLSVLDQSVIRQGESASDALQNTVKLAQHTEKLGYSRFWVAEHHNSNGIAGSSPQVLISHIASKTNKIRVGSGGVLLPQYSPLKIAEDFKLLEALYPNRIDLGIGRSPGGAPATRQALTDGLSKSMNEFPRQVRDLQGFLQNRLPEGHAFHHVKAFPESSSIPDVWMLGVTKRGARLAAESGTAFTFGHFIIPSGGKQAVDHYFDTFQPSPLLAMQKANVCIFVVCAQTQEEAEEQALTQDLWLLAVERGMDTRIPSPEQARSMSLTAEDKDKIRKNRKRMIIGTPQSVRDELLRLSEMYQTNEFMIINNVHDHDAKMKTYTLLAETFL
- a CDS encoding DMT family transporter produces the protein MRKYLGEIFLTITAVIWGSGFVASAIALDHWTPYQILAGRFVIGAIILCAIFFRKLKGISRKTITQGVILGIFLYGAFALQTVGLQFTTPSKNAFLTAVNVVIVPFIAFIFYKRKVDTFELVGAIMAMVGVGVLSLKVTGGVNIGDLLTLGCAVFFALQIFYTAKYVKDSDPILLTLMQMIAAAAIGLIVVIFKGDPVGHIESEGMLSLLYLGVFSTTVAYLLQTVAQKWMSETTAAIILSTESFWGMVFSVALLGEVMTIKMLIGAILILSAIMISETKPAIFKRKKLKEIS
- a CDS encoding ribonucleotide-diphosphate reductase subunit beta codes for the protein MNIYAPLTKSKLLNLSEPNRSTGIINGKTSGLLNWNDIAYPQMYDVYQTLLSNFWKAQEINMQDDIKQWDSLSEIEKDIFLRVNTQLASLDSLQTPTMSQVMDYVTDSSFKAIFAVISQQEAVHNESYSYILSSLVPLSEQNSRFNQAKEDSIVQKRNKLILQSYEQFRSDPSPQALFELGINSINLEGIYFYAGFAFFYNLARQQKMLKTSTIISYIQRDEMQHAYFMSQFIRILLAENPELNTKENIRFIYEEIGQAVLLEKEWADEILHDINGIDLAEFHSYIEYLANKRLRQLGLTNLFEERDNPMPWIHVFSDEMINETKSDFFEQKSRTYSKVTQSNGFDEL
- a CDS encoding flavodoxin domain-containing protein, whose product is MALMSYKKNIAIIYASITGNTKELAEIIESEFRKLSIYPVIYQANLFPIERLGTFDAVIVGTYTWGNGTLPREILPVYNGFETQDVSEVVTGVIGTGDSFYPHFCGAVDEFRDMLFVQSRLAATLKVELKPQMADLPRCKRFVESILRCVEKVKK
- a CDS encoding LacI family DNA-binding transcriptional regulator — translated: MATIKDIAKLANVSITTVSRVLNYDDTLNVSPETRKRVFEAAEDLSYVVAPKKKQKSKWKVGLYDSFSLEEELVDTYYLSIRVALEKKLNEKGIDFYRIDKEGNGENPKKLDGILALGTFKQKDIEEIKGFDTPSVFVDSNPDEEYFDSVNIDFKSATKSALNYLIGLGHERIGFIGGVETDMYGNRFKDLRQDVFETYLKEKHIFNEELVKIGGYDPKDGYIHLREMLSGEIKPTAVFVANDTIAVGCYKAAYELGVKIPEHLSIVGFNDVATAKYMMPPLTTVKLYTEIMGETAVDLLIDRLTSKREVSKKITINTKLIIRESAAEPPK
- a CDS encoding amylo-alpha-1,6-glucosidase, which translates into the protein MKLNIKEIPYSRFGSYFCISEEKDSKDIYIRDVHGGDDAPSRLFKVGVLKDGLDQEFEVHATEVSIQFFIKGSGEAVAEIVLPKEDELHIEVRGAELRLTADKGKYDSMMELQEGMYEYHIYPKEIKLMLVNLNGVMDVQAPWNVIGNEFIDIRLGKGHFVLESYRTVYKEKEYLSFQEGKEKVTKIYQAWFQSMAPVKLESKYLPSIERAAYITWSSVVYPHGLLKDYAMYMSKLWMYNIWSWDNCFNALNLGKEHPELAYSQLKIFMDTQDESGAYPDFVNDKFISYNCIKPPVFAYVYEQLMQKNDYFKDEGRLREVYESTKEVLVYYDSYRTFDGCLPHYKHGNDSGWDNASLFHAGMPVEAPDLASFLIRTYDIMASFAKILGEKEESASYKDRADSMFSLLMERLYDEDGFYGRFGKDAEPIAIRSSLILRLPVLIGYRLEKAVMDNLVVDLEERFETKFGLATESPSSPYYKENGYWLGPIWAPVTYLFIHALKVNGYNDTAGRLRNKFLDLTLQGGMAENFDPFTGKGLVDTSFTWTSSVFLQLLHDRFGED